GGTTCGAGCACCCGTCATGAGTCATGGCGTTAATAAAGCATTGCAGCTGGTGACATAGTCAGAAAAGGGAGGGGACGGTTTAAACTTAGAGGCTCACAGAGCAGTTAGGCAATCCTAGAATTTGGGCTAATGTGAGGCCTGCGCTAAAGAGCACCGTAGCGACCATACAcagcttcattttgatggAAAACTTGGAGAAAGCTTCTGAGGCCTAGTAACCGAAGACAATGGAGATAAAAGACTGCAATATAGAGAAGGTGTATGTAAGTTAATCCCTGGGCCATTGGGCCGTTTTATACGCTTGGGGAGGGCCGGGCCACCCTTCAGCGACTTGTATCACATGCTGTAGGGGCTTGGGATCTTCTGTATACTATTTCGGTTTGGTGAACTTTTAGCATACAGCTGCTATCCTTGGTATTGATGGACCGAGGAGTCGGTGTAGCACAAGCTGGCAACTGTGAGAGATTGATGTGACATGGGCAATGGGAGGACGCAACAGTATCGGCATCCGCGTCACCAGGGTAAGACTGAGTAATGAGCAATGCGTACTTGGTCGCATTATTGGAAAGAAGGCTATTAGGTGACATGGCATGGGATTCCCTGTGCTGAGGGAGCACAGGCGGGAAACTTTTATGAGCCAAAAAAATTGTGCTAACCAGTAGGACATTCGCTACAAAACCCCAAACCACCTCGCGACACGGTTCATCTTCCAATCTTTGGTAGACACCATTGAGGACGAGACAGAAAGACGGGAAATAAAAGGTGAAGGAGACTGGGCGAGTCTTGAAGTGGCCAGAAGCATGGGACGTTGAGAAGACAACTATGTTTTGGAAGGATGGGAGGTAGAAAGGGAAGCGAGACCTACGAGCCATCGGGTCTTTTTTGCAGGGACAATCACAGTGATAGAGGGGGCTATATGCCAGGCCATTGTACAAGGCACCTCAACGGGTGTTCCCTGTCCGACTCACTTTCTAACGGCGCCCCAATATCCTTCAGACCAGTTATCCGAAGCCGTAAGACCATAGTCCATGAAAATAGAAATCGTATTCTTCAAAGGGTATGTGCAGTGTACTCCAAACGCCCAGCTTAGTCTTGATCTCGAACGCcaacatatatatatcaagACCCGCTTTGAATCCAAGGCAAAATGTTACATCCGTCGCCGTTCGAACGGTGCTTATGACATTAGCTCGTCGATATACGCTCGCTGCCCTGTGGTACCTTCTTTCTTGAGTAAGACTGAGAGGACCTCAAGGGGGGGATTCAGGCCGAGAGACTCTGCTCGCCTCCAACGTTTTAAACGTGCGATTCCGATGCAGGGCTGAATGGTGTTAGCGAAATGTCTCCTTGGAATCCGCCAAATATAAACCATGGCCAAAGTTAAGACAGAACATACCCCATATTGGCTAGAAAGATCAAAATGCCGCAATATTTTCTCGTCTAGGCCAAGGTCCTGATGATGAACTATGTACGGTCAACGTCATTCAACGTAACAAAGTAGGTGAAAAACCCACCCCTGGGCCCCCGGctcttcgcctcctcttTGTTCCAGTACTCCTGTAGCTGTTTCTGCGAGATCTTGGTCGCTTTCTtgtccacctccaacaaGGGTTGCTGGGTCTCGGCCTTCGCTTGTGTCCTCACGGCAAGCTCCGCTACATGAGGTTGGGAGGGCTGGACGTCCTTTGACTGCGGGACATCCTTCAACGTATCTGTCTCGGGGACATTTGCAGCAAGATGCTCAAGATCCTTGGCTTTCTCCGAAGGTGATGGGGCGGCGGACGGCTTTGTGACTCTTGACTTGGCGCCGAAGGATAGCACGGGCTGGTTTGATCGGGCGGAGGCAGTGTTGcctcctcgacgacgagAGGGCGGCATTTTCTTCGAATTCTGATTTCGCAGCCGGGACTGTAAGTGTGGTAAGTTCGTGAAGACGATGGACAGGTGTTCACGAGTGTGCGGAGGCTGAAGGAGTGTAGTCCAAGATTGCTGTGTGGGGGAACGAGGGACATCGATGTCATGCTTGTTGCGCCGGGCAACCAGTCAATTTTGT
Above is a window of Aspergillus puulaauensis MK2 DNA, chromosome 2, nearly complete sequence DNA encoding:
- a CDS encoding uncharacterized protein (TransMembrane:2 (i34-51o63-83i)), giving the protein MARRSRFPFYLPSFQNIVVFSTSHASGHFKTRPVSFTFYFPSFCLVLNGVYQRLEDEPCREVVWGFVANVLLVSTIFLAHKSFPPVLPQHRESHAMSPNSLLSNNATKYALLITQSYPGDADADTVASSHCPCHINLSQLPACATPTPRSINTKDSSCMLKVHQTEIVYRRSQAPTACDTSR
- a CDS encoding putative DNA polymerase delta subunit 4 (COG:L;~EggNog:ENOG410PT89;~InterPro:IPR007218;~PFAM:PF04081;~go_process: GO:0000731 - DNA synthesis involved in DNA repair [Evidence IEA];~go_process: GO:0006260 - DNA replication [Evidence IEA]); amino-acid sequence: MPPSRRRGGNTASARSNQPVLSFGAKSRVTKPSAAPSPSEKAKDLEHLAANVPETDTLKDVPQSKDVQPSQPHVAELAVRTQAKAETQQPLLEVDKKATKISQKQLQEYWNKEEAKSRGPRVHHQDLGLDEKILRHFDLSSQYGPCIGIARLKRWRRAESLGLNPPLEVLSVLLKKEGTTGQRAYIDELMS